In Leishmania infantum JPCM5 genome chromosome 12, one genomic interval encodes:
- a CDS encoding putative surface antigen protein 2, protein MTSLVSLWLERCERVTGTLPASWSSMTSLSDLNLHGTQVSGSLPPQWSSMTSLGTLYLRLTKVSGSLPSSWSAMPKLAKVSLTGNHFCGCVPDSWVKKATVIVEIEDEHKGRDCSTERVCPTTAPPQPTTTVGPTIPTTTASPTATPTPAPETECEVDGCEVCEGDSAARCARCREGYFLTSEKTCRANRDGGVAAVSSGAAAAAAVCMAVLLSVGLAA, encoded by the coding sequence ATGACATCGCTGGTGTCGTTGTGGCTTGAAAGGTGCGAACGTGTCACCGGGACGCTGCCCGCCTCGTGGAGCTCGATGACATCGCTGAGCGATCTCAATCTGCATGGCACTCAGGTCTCCGGCAGTCTGCCGCCCCAGTGGAGCTCGATGACATCGCTGGGCACGCTTTATCTGCGGCTCACGAAGGTTTCCGGCAGTCTGCCCTCCTCGTGGTCTGCGATGCCGAAGCTTGCGAAAGTCTCCCTGACCGGCAACCACTTCTGCGGGTGTGTGCCTGACTCGTGGGTGAAGAAGGCTACTGTCATTGTGGAGATCGAGGACGAGCACAAGGGCCGCGACTGCTCGACTGAGAGGGTATGCCCAACGACTGCTCCTCCGCAACCGACCACTACTGTGGGGCCTACTATACCCACGACCACTGCGAGCCCAACAGCCACGCCTACTCCTGCCCCCGAGACGGAGTGCGAGGTGGATGGGTGTGAGGTGTGCGAGGGGGACTCCGCGGCGAGGTGCGCCAGGTGCCGTGAGGGCTACTTCCTGACGAGCGAGAAGACGTGCCGGGCCAaccgcgatggcggcgttgcggccgtgtcgagcggagcggctgctgccgctgctgtgtgcatggctgtgctgctgagcgTGGGGCTGGCGGCGTGa
- a CDS encoding putative surface antigen protein 2: MALCVRRLVLAATLAAAVALLLCTSSAPVVRAAGTADFTAAQRTNTLAVLQAFARAIPELGRKWTGDDFCSWEYTECDRTGVFVSGIGATYAGTLPEMPVGVDYTAVMIKQLDFSEVGLGLSGTLPASWSRLQGLTNLTLSGCGVGGTLPASWRLLTQLTELRIERCGLFTGTLPPEWSLMRALWYLDLRNMKLSGTLPPQWSSMTSLRTLSLRDLSDISGTLPPEWKSMKSIVYLYVTKSRVSGSLPVEWREMATVREFSFRESSLSGPLPPQWSSIKTLRRVYLANTDISGTLPSSWKALTGVDHLHLEDTKLSGTLPPEWISMSSLAQLFLSSSLVEGTLPPQWSSMKKLQLLLLANTLLSGTLPAEWSALQSLVTLQLSGSKVSGTLPAGWSGMSKAQSLQLENCDLSGNLPSKWAAMPKLLRVDLNGNQFCGCVPDSWAQKVSLLVNIEDEHKGRDCRIGNDCRTTAAPQTTTTTTVKPPTTTTTEPPTTTTTTTTTTTTKPPTTTTTKPPTTTTTTTAPPTTTTTEPPTTTTTTTTTTTTKPPTTTTTKPPTTTTTTTTQPPTAPPTTTTEAPSEPTTTASPTATPTPAPETECEVDGCEVCEGDSAARCARCAADYFLTSEKTCLVYCDGGVVAATSGVAAAAVVCMAVLLSVGLAA, translated from the coding sequence AtggcgctgtgcgtgcgtcggctggtgctggcggcgaccctcgccgctgcggtggcgctgctgctgtgcacgagcagtgcgccggtggtgcgtgctgctggaaCGGCCGACTTcactgctgcgcagcggacgaacacgctggcggtgctgcaggcgttTGCGCGTGCAATCCCTGAGCTTGGGAGGAAGTGGACGGGCGACGACTTCTGCTCGTGGGAGTACACCGAGTGCGATAGGACAGGAGTGTTCGTCTCGGGAATCGGTGCGACGTATGCCGGCACGCTGCCGGAGATGCCTGTGGGCGTCGACTACACGGCCGTCATGATCAAGCAGCTCGACTTTTCTGAAGTGGGGCTGGGGCTGAGCGGGACGCTGCCGGCCAGCTGGAGCAGGCTGCAGGGACTGACCAATCTTACGTTGTCGGGCTGCGGCGTGGGTGGTACGCTGCCCGCCTCATGGAGGTTGCTGACTCAGCTGACGGAGTTGAGGATAGAAAGATGCGGGCTTTTCACCGGTACGCTCCCGCCTGAGTGGAGCTTGATGAGGGCCCTGTGGTATCTGGATCTGAGGAATATGAAGCTGAGCGGGACGCTGCCGCCCCAGTGGAGCTCGATGACATCATTACGGACGCTGTCGCTTCGAGACCTAAGCGACATCagcggcacgctgccgcccgaGTGGAAATCGATGAAATCAATTGTCTATCTGTACGTTACCAAATCGAGGGTCAGCGGCTCACTGCCCGTTGAGTGGAGGGAGATGGCGACTGTGAGGGAGTTTTCGTTTCGGGAATCGTCGTTGtccggccccctccctcctcagTGGAGCAGCATCAAGACGCTGAGGAGAGTGTACCTGGCGAACACTGACATCTccggcacgctgccgtcCAGCTGGAAAGCCCTGACCGGTGTTGATCACCTGCACTTAGAGGACACCAAGCTCtccggcacgctgccgcctgaGTGGATATCGATGTCGTCGCTTGCGCAGCTCTTTCTGAGCAGCTCGCTGGTTGagggcacgctgccgccccaGTGGAGCTCGATGAAAAagcttcagctgctgctgctcgccaatACGTTGCTGTCCGGCACGCTTCCTGCTGAGTGGAgtgcgctgcagtcgctTGTTACACTGCAGCTGTCTGGCAGTAAGGTCTCCGGCACGCTGCCGGCCGGGTGGAGTGGGATGTCGAAGGCCCAGTCCCTGCAGCTGGAGAACTGCGACCTGTCCGGCAATCTCCCCTCCAAGTGGGCTGCGATGCCGAAGCTGCTTCGTGTGGACCTGAACGGCAACCAGTTCTGCGGGTGTGTGCCGGACTCGTGGGCCCAGAAGGTTTCTCTCCTTGTGAACATCGAGGACGAGCACAAGGGCAGGGACTGCAGGATTGGTAACGACTGCCGCACGACTGCTGCTCCGCAAACgaccactaccaccaccgtTAAACcgcccaccacgaccaccactgAACCGCCCACCACGACAACGACCACCACGACAACGACCACCACTAAACcgcccaccacgaccaccactaAACCGCCCACCACGACAACGACCACCACTGCACcgcccaccacgaccaccactgaaccgcccaccacgacaacgaccacgacgacaacgaccaCCACTAAACcgcccaccacgaccaccactaaaccgcccaccaccacgaccacaaCAACTACTCAGCCGCCGACTGCACCCCCCACCACGACCACTGAGGCACCGTCTGAACCCACGACCACTGCGAGCCCAACAGCCACGCCTACTCCTGCCCCCGAGACGGAGTGCGAGGTGGATGGGTGTGAGGTGTGCGAGGGGGACTCCGCGGCGAGGTGCGCCAGGTGCGCTGCGGACTACTTCCTGACGAGCGAGAAGACGTGCCTGGTGTACTGCGATGGCGGCGTTGTGGCCGCGACGAGCggagtggctgctgccgctgttgtgtgcatggctgtgctgctgagcgTGGGGCTGGCGGCGTGa
- a CDS encoding cytochrome c oxidase subunit IV: MFTRRSVSAAVGAAMATSSSLSMQRRYDHDRWYGHALELDTHNYKFNGEPPSWMKTHAKTEEETSFAKSVLPHIDFASSYECLLFDADRLNTNLNRKEFGNEIKYRLEKQANTVARAQQLLRDKKAGTGPDAEKVENTLIARIFDEEHVQAEMKYVKCIRANELAEDNRLDILPGGSPNSLREKTRWNLNTELHPADRAEIGARLTAWLPEKYHIVYFDDFQTVAANDATARKEMLEIVESVQKEYTAEAKECGYENDLKETVAELMDDVDPTRTITMEAIKSCKDLQQLEDWSRQVHEYNGDDRIIEIYARAAEITKNAEHQALVRQMREWRKLATKNESRL; encoded by the coding sequence atgtTCACGCGTCGCTCCGTATCTGCGGCGGTTGGCGCCGCCATGGCGACGTCTTCTTCGCTGTCaatgcagcgccgctacgACCACGACCGCTGGTACGGCCACGCTCTGGAGCTGGACACGCACAACTATAAGTTCAACGGCGAGCCGCCAAGCTGGATGAAGACGCACGCgaagacagaggaggagacaagCTTCGCCAAGAGTGTGCTGCCTCACATCGACTTCGCCTCCAGCTACGAGTGCCTACTCTTCGACGCGGATCGCCTAAACACCAATCTCAACCGCAAGGAGTTCGGCAATGAGATCAAGTACCGCCTCGAGAAGCAGGCCAACACCGTCGCcagggcgcagcagctgctcagGGACAAGAAGGCCGGCACCGGCCCTGACGCCGAGAAGGTTGAGAACACGCTCATTGCCCGCATCTTCGATGAGGAGCATGTGCAGGCGGAGATGAAGTACGTCAAGTGCATCCGCGCGAACGAGTTGGCTGAGGACAACCGCCTCGATATCCTGCCCGGCGGCTCGCCGAACTCGCTGCGTGAGAAGACGCGCTGGAACCTTAACACGGAGCTACACCCAGCCGACCGTGCAGAGATTGGTGCTCGCCTGACGGCGTGGCTGCCAGAGAAGTACCACATTGTGTACTTCGATGACTTCCAGACCGTAGCCGCCAATGACGCAACCGCCCGCAAGGAGATGCTCGAGATCGTGGAGAGCGTGCAAAAAGAGTACACCGCGGAAGCGAAGGAGTGCGGCTACGAGAACGACCTCAAGGAGACCGTGGCGGAGCTCATGGACGACGTCGATCCGACCCGCACCATCACGATGGAGGCCATCAAGTCCTGCAAAGACCtacagcagctggaggactGGTCGCGCCAGGTGCACGAGTACAACGGCGACGACCGCATCATCGAGATCTACGCCCGCGCTGCTGAGATCACGAAAAACGCGGAGCACCAGGCGCTGGTGAGGCAGATGCGCGAGTGGCGCAAGCTGGCCACCAAGAACGAGAGCAGATTGTAA
- a CDS encoding serine/threonine protein phosphatase-like protein: MGCDSSKESVASNTASASSRGSRNCAEKEKGGRRTYSNGSTEVKGKSGASGAHNGGSMAGAGGTMADQSRWPTCHFCHRKVPDKDYNAHTVMCDEREVTCWNSWCRQIVRQGDLQKHLEDCGRRQKAICPKCGAEILAMEMLAHRDSCQPKPCPQCGELCITRIHKWCPKTILAKVKFINGPFATEVLQRRFLPPRKEKDPRAKLEYSVARMQLLWRWIKCKGMIEETIFRSVYKEMDLKKEGFAIFKAHDKVNEQHVMAPKRSRSVIQAPVVAPATSSHYFPVNTNAPITLHHVEQMIKDIKNRVLLPYPAAWRVFTDAMNHLNTMPNVVRVSPAVGARVSNGRVIQGCKVVVVGDLHGQIADLLHILKESGMPSESNYYVFNGDYVDRGACGVEIILILFSLMLACPKYVTLNRGNHECDYMNDEYGFDVEVSTKYDRNVFRLIQRCFCALPLATLIGGKIFVVHGGPPRRRGVSINDISRIQRFRQIPIPNYSQPEEDEIFQDMLWSDPVEDIKGWRESQRGAGVEFGSDVTMEFLENNKLELIVRSHEDCLSGYEEHHNHKLLTIFSASNYDGPNSNYGAICTFIGDNLEPSYHTYQMFEDEYDDSQVVSLTDSFALTAPNIARISSFTATIGSVGFGVNKSNFMSRVLLHRRTKDNILRELRERIYQRRHRLLAYFSKLDRTNKGSLWMIEWVESMRNVLNLDLPWYFLRGYLVEVDDHSRIWYAPFLNRFHNVLQDLWGEEWRQSVCARVLQQQRMNHRSQLVSAAFNKEVVNYNEFCSVMRAIDYTTSDCQLFQLFESFDEKGNGHISGPEFLKKVQQIANDKPDPLRWDIDAMEQLQNIVIQGRSQLPSLFRVTSRDKALSRERFMAGMAQLGRCMRKQLTQPQREAIFDFMKQRVPEGEEMTFDMFLLCVYVFDRRTVAGMKSSYSLSDLNELGLAPISFRNTSFSGSGTGR; this comes from the coding sequence ATGGGGTGCGACTCATCCAAGGAGAGCGTGGCGTCCAACACCGCGTCCGCGAGCAGCAGGGGCAGCCGCAACTGCGCCGAGAAGGAGAAAGGTGGGCGACGCACTTATAGTAATGGTAGTACAGAAGTCAAAGGCAAATCGGGCGCCAGTGGTGCccacaacggcggcagcatggctggcgccggtggcacTATGGCGGATCAGAGCCGCTGGCCGACGTGCCACTTTTGCCACCGCAAGGTCCCGGACAAGGACTACAACGCCCACACTGTCATGTGCGACGAGCGTGAGGTGACGTGCTGGAACTCTTGGTGCCGCCAGATTGTGCGGCAAGGTGACCTGCAGAAGCATCTGGAGGACTGCGGGAGGCGGCAGAAGGCGATTTGCCCCAAGTGCGGTGCCGAGATCCTGGCCATGGAGATGCTGGCGCACCGGGATAGCTGCCAGCCAAAGCCGTGCCCGCAATGCGGGGAGCTATGCATCACCCGCATCCACAAGTGGTGCCCCAAGACAATCCTGGCCAAGGTGAAGTTCATCAACGGTCCTTTCGCGACGGAggttctgcagcgccgcttcttgCCGCccagaaaagagaaggaccCGAGGGCGAAGCTCGAGTATAGCGTGGCGCGGATGCAGCTTCTGTGGCGCTGGATCAAGTGCAAAGGCATGATCGAGGAGACGATCTTCCGCAGCGTGTACAAGGAGATGGACCTCAAAAAAGAGGGTTTCGCCATTTTCAAGGCTCACGACAAGGTCAACGAGCAACACGTCATGGCACCGAAGCGGTCGCGATCAGTGATTCAGGCACCAGTGGTGGCCCCAGCGACGTCCTCGCACTACTTCCCGGTGAACACCAACGCCCCTATCACCCTTCACCACGTCGAGCAGATGATCAAGGACATCAAGAACCGCGTGCTTCTGCCGTACCCGGCCGCCTGGCGCGTCTTCACCGACGCGATGAACCACCTCAACACCATGCCGAAtgtcgtgcgcgtgtcgccGGCCGTCGGGGCCCGCGTCAGCAACGGCCGCGTGATTCAGGGCTGCAAGGTAGTCGTTGTGGGTGACTTGCACGGCCAGATTGCCGACCTCCTGCATATCCTCAAGGAGAGCGGTATGCCGAGCGAGAGTAATTATTACGTCTTCAACGGCGACTACGTCGACcgcggcgcgtgcggtgTGGAGATCATTCTCATCCTCTTCTCCCTGATGCTGGCGTGCCCCAAGTACGTCACGCTCAACCGCGGCAACCACGAGTGCGACTACATGAACGACGAGTATGGCTTCGATGTTGAGGTGAGCACCAAGTATGACCGTAACGTGTTCCGGCTTATCcagcgctgcttctgcgCCTTGCCGCTCGCCACGCTCATCGGTGGCAAGATCTTCGTCGTTCACGGCGGTCCGCCTCGGCGACGCGGGGTTAGCATCAACGATATCTCGCGTATCCAGCGCTTCCGGCAGATTCCGATCCCCAACTACTCGCAgcccgaggaggacgagatCTTCCAGGACATGCTGTGGTCCGACCCGGTAGAGGACATAAAGGGCTGGCGAGAGAGTCAGCGTGGCGCGGGCGTCGAATTCGGCTCCGACGTGACGATGGAGTTCTTGGAGAACAACAAGCTGGAGCTCATCGTACGTTCGCACGAGGATTGCCTGAGCGGGTACGAGGAGCACCATAACCACAAGCTACTGACGATCTTCTCGGCTAGCAACTACGACGGACCGAACTCGAACTACGGCGCCATCTGCACCTTCATCGGCGACAACCTGGAGCCGTCTTACCACACGTACCAGATGTTCGAGGACGAGTACGACGACTCACAGGTGGTGAGTCTCACCGACTCTTTcgcgctgacggcgccgaACATCGCCAGGATCAGCTCCTTCACCGCTACCATCGGAAGCGTCGGCTTTGGGGTGAACAAGAGTAACTTTATGAGCCGAGttctgctgcaccgtcgcaCGAAAGACAACATTCTGcgtgagctgcgcgagcgcatctaccagcgccgccaccgccttctAGCCTACTTCTCGAAGCTCGACCGCACGAACAAGGGGTCACTGTGGATGATCGAGTGGGTGGAGTCGATGCGCAACGTACTAAACCTCGACCTGCCATGGTACTTCCTGCGTGGCTACCTCGTCGAGGTGGACGATCACTCGCGCATCTGGTACGCCCCGTTCCTGAACCGCTTCCACAACGTGCTGCAAGATCTGTGGGGTGAGGAGTGGCGGCAgtccgtgtgcgcgcgagtgctgcagcagcagcgcatgaaTCACCGCTCGCAGCTCGTTTCTGCCGCCTTCAACAAGGAGGTGGTGAACTACAACGAGTTCTGCTCTGTCATGCGCGCCATCGACTACACGACGAGCGACTGCCAACTCTTCCAGTTGTTCGAGTCGTTCGACGAGAAGGGCAACGGTCATATCAGCGGACCAGAATTCTTGAAGAAGGTACAGCAGATCGCCAACGACAAGCCCGACCCGCTCCGCTGGGACATCGATGCcatggagcagctgcagaatATCGTGATCCAGGGCCGCAGCCAGCTTCCCTCGCTGTTCCGTGTAACTTCGCGGGACAAGGCGCTGTCAAGAGAGCGCTTCATGGCCGGCATGGCGCAGCTGGGCCGTTGCATGCGCAAGCAGCTAACACAGCCACAGAGGGAGGCTATCTTTGACTTTATGAAGCAGCGCGTGccagagggggaggagatgACTTTCGACATGTTCctgctgtgtgtgtacgtctTCGATCGTCGAACCGTCGCCGGGATGAAGTCGTCCTACTCGCTCTCCGACTTGAACGAGTTAGGACTGGCCCCCATTTCTTTTCGAAATACGAGCTTTTCTGGCTCCGGCACTGGCCGCTAA